From one Solanum stenotomum isolate F172 chromosome 12, ASM1918654v1, whole genome shotgun sequence genomic stretch:
- the LOC125848248 gene encoding zinc finger CCCH domain-containing protein 44 isoform X2, translating into MDGGVKSSSGMYAPCVQQSHSQRLDEGTATSMELQRSEQCSSVHYMDGSQLVGVSSSVAGDGGAPATVAVHVRYSAANVIDNRKRGRPPRNLMVKPPVPKKPRVEDEDVCFICFDGGSLVLCDRKGCPKAYHPACIKRDEAFFRSKAKWNCGWHICSVCQKASHYLCYTCTYSLCKACTKNADYLCVRGNKGFCSTCMKTIMLIENKDQADKEMVQVDFDDKTSWEYLFKVYWVILKENLSLTLDELLQAKNPWKESSAVHGKRPLLPYGHYVANNGNGIAGKSFVHLEIKKPLELLELSNKDPPTTESRTTAESNNPSIFSSSPQSELTKPAVELELQNEHCLRTKQGSTAMQTSVNGCMEWASKELLDFVAHMKDGETSAVSQFDVQTLLLDYIKKNNLRDPRRKSQIICDSRLKSLFGKPCVGHIEMLKLLEFHFLIKEDSDKSAFIPAGIVGIVSSHVEPDDSNGISSSKKRKSRKNGEVKMTQINLDEFAAIDAHNINFLYLRRDLMENLTEDVEKFHDRVTGSVVRIRIPGNDQKQEIYRLVHVVGTCKTSEPYKIRDKTVDVQLEVLNLDKKETISIDTISNQDFCEDECRRLRQSIKCGLVKRLTVGEIQKKAMELRAVKLNDALEAEILRLNNLRDRASEKGHKKELRECVEKLELLKTPEERHRRLLEIPEVHADPKMNPDNESEGDDGEHNDKRKVEHPAPRGTRFSRRKLISSGSRVKEEGSIMAQCRMSGKRDACGTNILDKQGNQLTVEQAVDRSGSETSIASLSTANASSVISSETDKLWHYRDPAKRIQGPFSVMQLRKWNTSGLFPPDMRIWTNHEHEDSVLLTNVLKGLFHKESQVHDKTSIQSREPTSSDSRTSVRWSESATGSGGECEKREAPGHLHNANYCSNGNTQFTRMNGLSPSFPRCVESLKGNNSCSDKPQLSSSPSSSQREVILALPRQGKGHGTQNSRKSTLCHAQSNSQNFDPSSGQNQKSFTSNKCSINLDSGSSFASATKSSDLFEQKGEMNLPDLPSPTPETSYGDLEAQAAEKLLLLSSVIPVCGSDIHDLPSPTPISNSEAQGGHAGENKESGPLSLPIQESGQRWSSASSPVVGGPQLHEIADEWGRSSPAAKPSTEEWDSSLVSVSSLKPVDTVGDHVATPPSIADLLTAKPSTEEWDSGLVSVSSLKPAEAVGDHVLRPASNADQLNHTSPSHPMSNFFDEPIEFSTLAEESVSDLLAEVDAMESQNQNGMGSPTSAMRCGEEMIPGCKTDCFSPIEELSHTHDPVRSDDLSSTGDLQLPCQSTVTDETVGASRADAFDPLRRSGGNSSTSSEGETKSADVLFSQGDVGSGIPAPCTTGIPPPCTTSQTTAFAAMGRSRVFGGMTNGRGAAPGNLSWGGPVQGYANVGFGSNMGAAWGNSHMNRGAPFTGNPVWDSQRRYAGERSGGPRDWALQGGESGFGRGRPSWNRQQPYGGGGYSRPPPKGQRICKFYESGRCKKGAACDYLHP; encoded by the exons gtTGGCATATTTGTAGTGTGTGTCAAAAAGCTTCCCACTACCTGTGCTATACTTGTACCTATTCATTGTGCAAGGCATGCACAAAAAATGCTGATTACTTGTGTGTTAGAGGAAACAAAGGCTTTTGCTCGACGTGCATGAAAACTATCATGCTGATTGAGAACAAAGACCAAGCAGATAAGGAAATG GTTCAGGTAGATTTTGATGACAAAACTAGCTGGGAGTATCTCTTCAAGGTATATTGGGTAATCCTAAAGGAAAATCTATCATTAACACTAGATGAACTTCTTCAAGCTAAAAATCCATGGAAAGAATCAAGTGCAGTACATGGTAAGCGTCCACTACTGCCTTATGGTcattatgttgcaaataatggCAATGGTATTGCGGGCAAGTCATTTGTCCATTTAGAGATCAAGAAACCCTTAGAGCTGTTAGAGCTATCTAATAAGGATCCTCCAACCACTGAAAGCCGAACAACTGCAGAGTCTAATAACCCGAGCATTTTCAGTTCTTCTCCTCAGTCAGAACTAACAAAGCCTGCTGTAGAGCTAGAGCTCCAGAATGAACATTGTTTGAGGACAAAACAGGGAAGCACTGCTATGCAGACATCAGTGAATGGATGCATGGAGTGGGCGTCAAAGGAGCTTTTGGATTTTGTTGCACATATGAAGGATGGTGAAACTTCTGCTGTATCTCAGTTTGATGTCCAGACACTTTTGCTCGactatattaagaaaaataatcttcGAGATCCTCGGCGGAAGAGTCAGATAATTTGTGATTCAAGGCTCAAAAGCCTTTTTGGTAAGCCATGTGTTGGCCACATAGAAATGCTGAAGCTTCTGGAGTTTCACTTTCTGATAAAGGAGGACTCAGATAAGAGTGCTTTTATACCAGCTGGAATTGTTGGAATAGTGTCTAGCCATGTAGAACCTGATGATAGCAATGGCATCTCTTCATCGAAAAAACGTAAAAGTCGTAAAAATGGTGAAGTCAAAATGACCCAGATTAATCTTGATGAATTTGCTGCAATTGATGCTCACAATATAAATTTCTTATATTTGCGGCGTGATTTGATGGAAAATCTCACTGAAGATGTGGAGAAGTTCCATGACAGAGTTACTGGCTCAGTTGTCCGCATAAGAATACCTGGTAATGATCAGAAACAGGAAATTTACAGGCTTGTCCATGTTGTAG GTACATGCAAGACATCTGAACCATATAAGATCAGAGATAAGACGGTTGATGTACAACTTGAAGTATTGAACTTAGACAAGAAAGAAACCATATCTATTGATACTATTTCAAATCAAGATTTCTGTGAG GATGAATGCAGAAGATTACGTCAGAGTATAAAATGCGGGCTTGTGAAAAGGCTTACTGTA GGTGAGATACAGAAGAAAGCTATGGAACTCCGGGCAGTAAAGCTCAATGAT GCCCTGGAAGCGGAAATATTGCGCCTCAATAATCTTCGTGATAGAGCAAGTGAGAAAGGGCACAAGAAAGA GCTCAGAGAATGTGTAGAGAAGTTAGAGCTTCTCAAGACACCTGAGGAGCGCCATCGGAGGCTACTGGAGATTCCAGAAGTGCATGCTGATCCAAAGATGAACCCAGATAATGAATCTGAAGGAGATGATGGAGAACACAATGACAAGAGAAAAG TTGAACATCCGGCACCAAGAGGCACTAGATTTAGTAGAAGGAAACTTATATCTTCAGGGAGTCGAG TTAAAGAAGAGGGCTCTATCATGGCTCAATGTAGGATGAGTGGGAAAAGAGATGCTTGTGGAACTAATATCTTGGACAAGCAAGGAAATCAACTTACTGTTGAACAGGCTGTTGATAGGTCTGGATCTGAAACTTCAATTGCTAGTCTCTCTACGGCGAACGCATCATCCGTTATCAGTAGTGAAACTGACAAATTGTGGCATTACCGAGACCCTGCTAAACGAATACAAGGACCATTTTCCGTGATGCAGTTGAGGAAATGGAATACATCAGGGCTTTTTCCTCCTGATATGAGGATATGGACAAATCATGAGCATGAAGACTCAGTACTTTTAACTAATGTACTAAAGGGGCTTTTCCATAAAGAATCTCAAGTGCATGATAAGACATCAATCCAGTCACGGGAACCAACTAGCTCGGATAGTAGAACTAGTGTTAGGTGGTCTGAGAGTGCTACTGGCTCAGGCGGAGAATGTGAAAAGAGAGAGGCACCTGGGCACCTCCACAATGCAAATTACTGTTCAAACGGTAACACACAGTTTACGAGGATGAATGGATTGTCCCCTTCTTTTCCACGATGTGTGGAGTCATTGAAGGGAAATAATTCTTGTTCTGACAAACCCCAACTGTCGAGTTCCCCTTCATCTAGTCAGCGGGAGGTGATTTTAGCTCTTCCACGTCAGGGTAAAGGACATGGAACTCAGAATTCTCGTAAAAGCACATTGTGCCATGCACAATCTAACAGTCAGAATTTTGATCCATCTTCTGGTCAGAACCAGAAATCTTTTACAAGCAATAAATGTTCAATTAACTTGGATTCTGGATCTAGTTTTGCTTCTGCTACCAAATCAAGTGATTTATTTGAACAGAAAGGAGAAATGAATCTCCCGGACCTACCTAGTCCTACTCCAGAGACGAGCTATGGTGACCTTGAAGCTCAGGCTGCTGAGAAGCTGCTTTtgttgagttcagttattcctGTTTGTGGTTCAGATATTCATGATTTGCCAAGTCCTACCCCTATTTCAAACAGTGAAGCTCAAG GTGGGCATGCAGGTGAAAATAAAGAATCTGGTCCGTTAAGTCTTCCTATTCAGGAATCAGGCCAAAGGTGGAGCAGTGCTTCTAGTCCAGTGGTTGGTGGCCCCCAACTTCATGAAATAGCTGATGAATGGGGTAGAAGTTCACCAGCTGCAAAACCATCTACTGAAGAATGGGATTCTAGTCTTGTCTCTGTTTCCTCACTGAAACCGGTTGACACTGTGGGTGATCATGTTGCCACACCACCTTCAATTGCCGACCTGCTTACTGCAAAACCATCTACTGAAGAATGGGATTCTGGTCTTGTCTCCGTTTCCTCACTGAAACCAGCTGAAGCAGTGGGTGATCATGTTTTGAGACCTGCTTCAAATGCCGACCAACTTAATCATACTTCCCCATCTCATCCAATGTCAAACTTCTTTGATGAACCTATAGAGTTCAGCACTTTGGCTGAGGAATCAGTGTCAGACCTTTTGGCTGAAGTTGATGCCATGgaatctcaaaatcaaaatgGTATGGGTTCTCCTACTTCTGCTATGAGGTGCGGTGAGGAGATGATACCTGGTTGCAAAACTGATTGCTTTAGCCCGATTGAGGAGCTGAGTCATACACATGATCCTGTAAGAAGTGATGACTTGAGCTCCACCGGAGATCTACAACTACCTTGCCAATCTACTGTGACGGATGAAACAGTTGGTGCATCTCGAGCTGATGCTTTTGATCCATTAAGGAGGTCTGGCGGAAATTCATCTACGAGTAGTGAGGGAGAAACCAAGTCGGCTGATGTTTTGTTTTCCCAGGGGGACGTTGGGTCCGGTATACCTGCACCCTGTACCACCGGTATACCTCCACCCTGTACCACGAGTCAAACTACTGCATTTGCTGCAATGGGTAGGAGTAGAGTGTTTGGAGGTATGACCAATGGGCGTGGAGCAGCACCTGGAAACCTAAGTTGGGGTGGACCAGTTCAGGGATATGCAAATGTTGGTTTTGGAAGCAACATGGGAGCTGCATGGGGAAATTCACATATGAATCGAGGGGCGCCTTTCACTGGTAATCCAGTCTGGGATAGCCAGCGTAGGTATGCAGGGGAAAGGTCTGGTGGTCCAAGAGACTGGGCTCTTCAAGGAGGAGAGTCGGGATTTGGTAGGGGTAGGCCATCTTGGAACAGACAGCAGCCATATGGTGGTGGAGGATACTCTAGGCCTCCTCCCAAAGGTCAGCGAATTTGTAAATTTTATGAGAGTGGGCGTTGCAAGAAGGGGGCGGCGTGTGACTATCTACACCCGTAA
- the LOC125848248 gene encoding zinc finger CCCH domain-containing protein 44 isoform X1 — protein sequence MDGGVKSSSGMYAPCVQQSHSQRLDEGTATSMELQRSEQCSSVHYMDGSQLVGVSSSVAGDGGAPATVAVHVRYSAANVIDNRKRGRPPRNLMVKPPVPKKPRVEDEDVCFICFDGGSLVLCDRKGCPKAYHPACIKRDEAFFRSKAKWNCGWHICSVCQKASHYLCYTCTYSLCKACTKNADYLCVRGNKGFCSTCMKTIMLIENKDQADKEMVQVDFDDKTSWEYLFKVYWVILKENLSLTLDELLQAKNPWKESSAVHGKRPLLPYGHYVANNGNGIAGKSFVHLEIKKPLELLELSNKDPPTTESRTTAESNNPSIFSSSPQSELTKPAVELELQNEHCLRTKQGSTAMQTSVNGCMEWASKELLDFVAHMKDGETSAVSQFDVQTLLLDYIKKNNLRDPRRKSQIICDSRLKSLFGKPCVGHIEMLKLLEFHFLIKEDSDKSAFIPAGIVGIVSSHVEPDDSNGISSSKKRKSRKNGEVKMTQINLDEFAAIDAHNINFLYLRRDLMENLTEDVEKFHDRVTGSVVRIRIPGNDQKQEIYRLVHVVGTCKTSEPYKIRDKTVDVQLEVLNLDKKETISIDTISNQDFCEDECRRLRQSIKCGLVKRLTVGEIQKKAMELRAVKLNDALEAEILRLNNLRDRASEKGHKKELRECVEKLELLKTPEERHRRLLEIPEVHADPKMNPDNESEGDDGEHNDKRKVEHPAPRGTRFSRRKLISSGSRVKEEGSIMAQCRMSGKRDACGTNILDKQGNQLTVEQAVDRSGSETSIASLSTANASSVISSETDKLWHYRDPAKRIQGPFSVMQLRKWNTSGLFPPDMRIWTNHEHEDSVLLTNVLKGLFHKESQVHDKTSIQSREPTSSDSRTSVRWSESATGSGGECEKREAPGHLHNANYCSNGNTQFTRMNGLSPSFPRCVESLKGNNSCSDKPQLSSSPSSSQREVILALPRQGKGHGTQNSRKSTLCHAQSNSQNFDPSSGQNQKSFTSNKCSINLDSGSSFASATKSSDLFEQKGEMNLPDLPSPTPETSYGDLEAQAAEKLLLLSSVIPVCGSDIHDLPSPTPISNSEAQGVHAAENKESGPSNLPDSESRGGHAGENKESGPLSLPIQESGQRWSSASSPVVGGPQLHEIADEWGRSSPAAKPSTEEWDSSLVSVSSLKPVDTVGDHVATPPSIADLLTAKPSTEEWDSGLVSVSSLKPAEAVGDHVLRPASNADQLNHTSPSHPMSNFFDEPIEFSTLAEESVSDLLAEVDAMESQNQNGMGSPTSAMRCGEEMIPGCKTDCFSPIEELSHTHDPVRSDDLSSTGDLQLPCQSTVTDETVGASRADAFDPLRRSGGNSSTSSEGETKSADVLFSQGDVGSGIPAPCTTGIPPPCTTSQTTAFAAMGRSRVFGGMTNGRGAAPGNLSWGGPVQGYANVGFGSNMGAAWGNSHMNRGAPFTGNPVWDSQRRYAGERSGGPRDWALQGGESGFGRGRPSWNRQQPYGGGGYSRPPPKGQRICKFYESGRCKKGAACDYLHP from the exons gtTGGCATATTTGTAGTGTGTGTCAAAAAGCTTCCCACTACCTGTGCTATACTTGTACCTATTCATTGTGCAAGGCATGCACAAAAAATGCTGATTACTTGTGTGTTAGAGGAAACAAAGGCTTTTGCTCGACGTGCATGAAAACTATCATGCTGATTGAGAACAAAGACCAAGCAGATAAGGAAATG GTTCAGGTAGATTTTGATGACAAAACTAGCTGGGAGTATCTCTTCAAGGTATATTGGGTAATCCTAAAGGAAAATCTATCATTAACACTAGATGAACTTCTTCAAGCTAAAAATCCATGGAAAGAATCAAGTGCAGTACATGGTAAGCGTCCACTACTGCCTTATGGTcattatgttgcaaataatggCAATGGTATTGCGGGCAAGTCATTTGTCCATTTAGAGATCAAGAAACCCTTAGAGCTGTTAGAGCTATCTAATAAGGATCCTCCAACCACTGAAAGCCGAACAACTGCAGAGTCTAATAACCCGAGCATTTTCAGTTCTTCTCCTCAGTCAGAACTAACAAAGCCTGCTGTAGAGCTAGAGCTCCAGAATGAACATTGTTTGAGGACAAAACAGGGAAGCACTGCTATGCAGACATCAGTGAATGGATGCATGGAGTGGGCGTCAAAGGAGCTTTTGGATTTTGTTGCACATATGAAGGATGGTGAAACTTCTGCTGTATCTCAGTTTGATGTCCAGACACTTTTGCTCGactatattaagaaaaataatcttcGAGATCCTCGGCGGAAGAGTCAGATAATTTGTGATTCAAGGCTCAAAAGCCTTTTTGGTAAGCCATGTGTTGGCCACATAGAAATGCTGAAGCTTCTGGAGTTTCACTTTCTGATAAAGGAGGACTCAGATAAGAGTGCTTTTATACCAGCTGGAATTGTTGGAATAGTGTCTAGCCATGTAGAACCTGATGATAGCAATGGCATCTCTTCATCGAAAAAACGTAAAAGTCGTAAAAATGGTGAAGTCAAAATGACCCAGATTAATCTTGATGAATTTGCTGCAATTGATGCTCACAATATAAATTTCTTATATTTGCGGCGTGATTTGATGGAAAATCTCACTGAAGATGTGGAGAAGTTCCATGACAGAGTTACTGGCTCAGTTGTCCGCATAAGAATACCTGGTAATGATCAGAAACAGGAAATTTACAGGCTTGTCCATGTTGTAG GTACATGCAAGACATCTGAACCATATAAGATCAGAGATAAGACGGTTGATGTACAACTTGAAGTATTGAACTTAGACAAGAAAGAAACCATATCTATTGATACTATTTCAAATCAAGATTTCTGTGAG GATGAATGCAGAAGATTACGTCAGAGTATAAAATGCGGGCTTGTGAAAAGGCTTACTGTA GGTGAGATACAGAAGAAAGCTATGGAACTCCGGGCAGTAAAGCTCAATGAT GCCCTGGAAGCGGAAATATTGCGCCTCAATAATCTTCGTGATAGAGCAAGTGAGAAAGGGCACAAGAAAGA GCTCAGAGAATGTGTAGAGAAGTTAGAGCTTCTCAAGACACCTGAGGAGCGCCATCGGAGGCTACTGGAGATTCCAGAAGTGCATGCTGATCCAAAGATGAACCCAGATAATGAATCTGAAGGAGATGATGGAGAACACAATGACAAGAGAAAAG TTGAACATCCGGCACCAAGAGGCACTAGATTTAGTAGAAGGAAACTTATATCTTCAGGGAGTCGAG TTAAAGAAGAGGGCTCTATCATGGCTCAATGTAGGATGAGTGGGAAAAGAGATGCTTGTGGAACTAATATCTTGGACAAGCAAGGAAATCAACTTACTGTTGAACAGGCTGTTGATAGGTCTGGATCTGAAACTTCAATTGCTAGTCTCTCTACGGCGAACGCATCATCCGTTATCAGTAGTGAAACTGACAAATTGTGGCATTACCGAGACCCTGCTAAACGAATACAAGGACCATTTTCCGTGATGCAGTTGAGGAAATGGAATACATCAGGGCTTTTTCCTCCTGATATGAGGATATGGACAAATCATGAGCATGAAGACTCAGTACTTTTAACTAATGTACTAAAGGGGCTTTTCCATAAAGAATCTCAAGTGCATGATAAGACATCAATCCAGTCACGGGAACCAACTAGCTCGGATAGTAGAACTAGTGTTAGGTGGTCTGAGAGTGCTACTGGCTCAGGCGGAGAATGTGAAAAGAGAGAGGCACCTGGGCACCTCCACAATGCAAATTACTGTTCAAACGGTAACACACAGTTTACGAGGATGAATGGATTGTCCCCTTCTTTTCCACGATGTGTGGAGTCATTGAAGGGAAATAATTCTTGTTCTGACAAACCCCAACTGTCGAGTTCCCCTTCATCTAGTCAGCGGGAGGTGATTTTAGCTCTTCCACGTCAGGGTAAAGGACATGGAACTCAGAATTCTCGTAAAAGCACATTGTGCCATGCACAATCTAACAGTCAGAATTTTGATCCATCTTCTGGTCAGAACCAGAAATCTTTTACAAGCAATAAATGTTCAATTAACTTGGATTCTGGATCTAGTTTTGCTTCTGCTACCAAATCAAGTGATTTATTTGAACAGAAAGGAGAAATGAATCTCCCGGACCTACCTAGTCCTACTCCAGAGACGAGCTATGGTGACCTTGAAGCTCAGGCTGCTGAGAAGCTGCTTTtgttgagttcagttattcctGTTTGTGGTTCAGATATTCATGATTTGCCAAGTCCTACCCCTATTTCAAACAGTGAAGCTCAAGGTGTGCATGCAGCTGAAAATAAAGAATCTGGTCCATCAAATCTTCCTGACAGTGAATCTCGAGGTGGGCATGCAGGTGAAAATAAAGAATCTGGTCCGTTAAGTCTTCCTATTCAGGAATCAGGCCAAAGGTGGAGCAGTGCTTCTAGTCCAGTGGTTGGTGGCCCCCAACTTCATGAAATAGCTGATGAATGGGGTAGAAGTTCACCAGCTGCAAAACCATCTACTGAAGAATGGGATTCTAGTCTTGTCTCTGTTTCCTCACTGAAACCGGTTGACACTGTGGGTGATCATGTTGCCACACCACCTTCAATTGCCGACCTGCTTACTGCAAAACCATCTACTGAAGAATGGGATTCTGGTCTTGTCTCCGTTTCCTCACTGAAACCAGCTGAAGCAGTGGGTGATCATGTTTTGAGACCTGCTTCAAATGCCGACCAACTTAATCATACTTCCCCATCTCATCCAATGTCAAACTTCTTTGATGAACCTATAGAGTTCAGCACTTTGGCTGAGGAATCAGTGTCAGACCTTTTGGCTGAAGTTGATGCCATGgaatctcaaaatcaaaatgGTATGGGTTCTCCTACTTCTGCTATGAGGTGCGGTGAGGAGATGATACCTGGTTGCAAAACTGATTGCTTTAGCCCGATTGAGGAGCTGAGTCATACACATGATCCTGTAAGAAGTGATGACTTGAGCTCCACCGGAGATCTACAACTACCTTGCCAATCTACTGTGACGGATGAAACAGTTGGTGCATCTCGAGCTGATGCTTTTGATCCATTAAGGAGGTCTGGCGGAAATTCATCTACGAGTAGTGAGGGAGAAACCAAGTCGGCTGATGTTTTGTTTTCCCAGGGGGACGTTGGGTCCGGTATACCTGCACCCTGTACCACCGGTATACCTCCACCCTGTACCACGAGTCAAACTACTGCATTTGCTGCAATGGGTAGGAGTAGAGTGTTTGGAGGTATGACCAATGGGCGTGGAGCAGCACCTGGAAACCTAAGTTGGGGTGGACCAGTTCAGGGATATGCAAATGTTGGTTTTGGAAGCAACATGGGAGCTGCATGGGGAAATTCACATATGAATCGAGGGGCGCCTTTCACTGGTAATCCAGTCTGGGATAGCCAGCGTAGGTATGCAGGGGAAAGGTCTGGTGGTCCAAGAGACTGGGCTCTTCAAGGAGGAGAGTCGGGATTTGGTAGGGGTAGGCCATCTTGGAACAGACAGCAGCCATATGGTGGTGGAGGATACTCTAGGCCTCCTCCCAAAGGTCAGCGAATTTGTAAATTTTATGAGAGTGGGCGTTGCAAGAAGGGGGCGGCGTGTGACTATCTACACCCGTAA